The Bos mutus isolate GX-2022 chromosome 7, NWIPB_WYAK_1.1, whole genome shotgun sequence genome window below encodes:
- the REEP2 gene encoding receptor expression-enhancing protein 2 isoform X1, whose protein sequence is MVSWIISRLVVLIFGTLYPAYSSYKAVKTKNVKEYVKWMMYWIVFAFFTTAETLTDIVLSWFPFYFELKIAFVIWLLSPYTKGSSVLYRKFVHPTLSNKEKEIDEYITQARDKSYETMMRVGKRGLNLAANAAVTAAAKGQGVLSEKLRSFSMQDLTLIRDEDALPLQGPDGRLRASPGSLLDTIEDLGDDPTLSVRSGTNQADPRTEISEDDTGDKAPKRVKPIKKVPKPEPPASKTLKTRPKKKTSAGGDSA, encoded by the exons ATGGTGTCCTGGATCATCTCTCGCCTGGTGGT GCTCATCTTTGGCACCCTGTACCCAGCCTACTCTTCCTACAAGGCCGTGAAGACAAAAAACGTGAAGGAATAT GTGAAATGGATGATGTACTGGATCGTCTTTGCCTTCTTCACCACTGCCGAGACACTCACAGATATCGTGCTCTCCTG GTTCCCCTTCTACTTTGAGCTCAAGATCGCCTTTGTGATATGGCTGCTGTCCCCTTATACCAAAGGCTCCAGCGTGCTCTACCGCAAGTTCGTGCACCCAACCCTGTCCAACAAAGAGAAG GAGATCGACGAGTACATTACACAGGCCCGAGACAAGAGCTATGAGACCATGATGAGGGTGGGCAAGAGGGGTCTGAATCTGGCCGCCAATGCCGCAGTCACGGCTGCTGCCAAG GGCCAGGGGGTGCTATCAGAGAAGCTCCGAAGCTTCAGCATGCAGGACTTGACCCTGATCCGGGACGAGGACGCGCTGCCCCTGCAGGGGCCTGATGGCCGCCTCAGAGCCAGCCCTGGCAGCCTCCTGGACACCATTGAAGACCTGG GAGATGACCCCACCCTGAGCGTAAGGTCAGGCACCAACCAGGCAGATCCCCGGACAGAGATCTCTGAGGATGACACGGGAGACAAGGCCCCTAAGAGGGTCAAACCCATCAAAAAAGTGCCCAAACCCGAG CCACCGGCTTCCAAGACGCTGAAGACCCGGCCCAAGAAGAAGACCTCCGCAGGGGGTGACTCAGCTTga
- the REEP2 gene encoding receptor expression-enhancing protein 2 isoform X2, whose product MVSWIISRLVVLIFGTLYPAYSSYKAVKTKNVKEYVKWMMYWIVFAFFTTAETLTDIVLSWFPFYFELKIAFVIWLLSPYTKGSSVLYRKFVHPTLSNKEKEIDEYITQARDKSYETMMRVGKRGLNLAANAAVTAAAKGVLSEKLRSFSMQDLTLIRDEDALPLQGPDGRLRASPGSLLDTIEDLGDDPTLSVRSGTNQADPRTEISEDDTGDKAPKRVKPIKKVPKPEPPASKTLKTRPKKKTSAGGDSA is encoded by the exons ATGGTGTCCTGGATCATCTCTCGCCTGGTGGT GCTCATCTTTGGCACCCTGTACCCAGCCTACTCTTCCTACAAGGCCGTGAAGACAAAAAACGTGAAGGAATAT GTGAAATGGATGATGTACTGGATCGTCTTTGCCTTCTTCACCACTGCCGAGACACTCACAGATATCGTGCTCTCCTG GTTCCCCTTCTACTTTGAGCTCAAGATCGCCTTTGTGATATGGCTGCTGTCCCCTTATACCAAAGGCTCCAGCGTGCTCTACCGCAAGTTCGTGCACCCAACCCTGTCCAACAAAGAGAAG GAGATCGACGAGTACATTACACAGGCCCGAGACAAGAGCTATGAGACCATGATGAGGGTGGGCAAGAGGGGTCTGAATCTGGCCGCCAATGCCGCAGTCACGGCTGCTGCCAAG GGGGTGCTATCAGAGAAGCTCCGAAGCTTCAGCATGCAGGACTTGACCCTGATCCGGGACGAGGACGCGCTGCCCCTGCAGGGGCCTGATGGCCGCCTCAGAGCCAGCCCTGGCAGCCTCCTGGACACCATTGAAGACCTGG GAGATGACCCCACCCTGAGCGTAAGGTCAGGCACCAACCAGGCAGATCCCCGGACAGAGATCTCTGAGGATGACACGGGAGACAAGGCCCCTAAGAGGGTCAAACCCATCAAAAAAGTGCCCAAACCCGAG CCACCGGCTTCCAAGACGCTGAAGACCCGGCCCAAGAAGAAGACCTCCGCAGGGGGTGACTCAGCTTga
- the EGR1 gene encoding early growth response protein 1 has product MAAAKAEMQLMSPLQISDPFGSFPHSPTMDNYPKLEEMMLLSNGAPQFLGAAGAPEGSSGSSSSSSGGGGGGGGGSSSSNSNSSSAFNPQGEASEQPYEHLTAESFPDISLNNEKVLVETSYPSQTTRLPPITYTGRFSLEPAPNSGNTLWPEPLFSLVSGLVSMTNPPATSSSASSPAASSSASQSPPLSCAVQSNDSSPIYSAAPTFPTPNTDIFPETQGQAFPGSAGPALQYPPPAYPGAKGGFQVPMIPDYLFPQQQGDLGLGTPDQKPFQGLESRTQQPSLTPLSTIKAFATQSGSQDLKALNSTYQSQLIKPSRMRKYPNRPSKTPPHERPYACPVESCDRRFSRSDELTRHIRIHTGQKPFQCRICMRNFSRSDHLTTHIRTHTGEKPFACDICGRKFARSDERKRHTKIHLRQKDKKADKSAASAATSSLPSYPSPVATSYPSPVTTSYPSPATTSYPSPVPTSYSSPGSSTYPSPVHNGFPSPSVATTYSSVPPAFPTQVSSFPSSAVTNSFSASTGLSDMTTTFSPRTIEIC; this is encoded by the exons ATGGCGGCAGCCAAGGCCGAGATGCAGCTGATGTCCCCGCTGCAGATCTCCGATCCCTTTGGCTCCTTTCCTCATTCGCCCACCATGGACAACTACCCTAAGCTGGAGGAGATGATGCTGCTGAGCAATGGGGCTCCCCAGTTCCTTGGTGCCGCCGGGGCCCCGGAGGGCAGcagcggtagcagcagcagcagcagcgggggcggtggaggtggagggggtggcagcagcagcagcaacagcaacagcagcagcgcCTTCAACCCTCAGGGGGAGGCAAGCGAGCAGCCCTACGAGCACCTGACCGCAG AGTCCTTTCCTGACATCTCTCTGAATAACGAGAAGGTTCTAGTGGAGACGAGTTACCCCAGCCAAACCACCCGGCTGCCCCCCATCACCTACACAGGCCGCTTCTCTCTGGAGCCTGCACCCAACAGTGGGAACACCTTGTGGCCTGAGCCCCTCTTCAGCCTGGTCAGTGGCCTCGTGAGCATGACCAACCCACCGGCCACCTCATCTTCAGCATCATCTCCCGCGgcctcctcctcagcctcccAGAGCCCACCGCTGAGCTGCGCAGTGCAGTCCAACGACAGCAGCCCCATCTACTCTGCGGCACCCACCTTCCCCACACCTAACACTGACATCTTCCCTGAGACACAAGGCCAGGCCTTTCCAGGCTCAGCAGGCCCTGCCCTTCAGTACCCACCTCCTGCCTACCCTGGTGCCAAGGGGGGCTTCCAGGTTCCCATGATCCCCGACTATCTGTTTCCACAACAGCAGGGGGACCTGGGCCTGGGCACACCAGATCAGAAGCCCTTCCAGGGCCTGGAGAGCCGTACCCAGCAGCCTTCGCTCACTCCTCTCTCTACCATCAAGGCCTTTGCCACACAGTCGGGCTCCCAGGACCTGAAGGCCCTCAACAGCACCTACCAGTCTCAGCTCATCAAACCCAGCCGCATGCGCAAGTACCCCAACCGGCCCAGCAAGACGCCCCCCCATGAACGTCCCTACGCCTGCCCTGTGGAGTCCTGTGACCGGCGCTTCTCTCGCTCAGATGAGCTCACCCGCCACATTCGCATCCACACCGGCCAGAAGCCCTTCCAGTGCCGCATCTGCATGCGCAACTTCAGCCGCAGTGACCACCTCACCACCCACATCCGCACCCACACAGGGGAGAAGCCCTTCGCCTGTGACATCTGTGGGAGAAAGTTTGCCAGGAGCGATGAACGCAAGAGGCATACCAAGATCCACTTGCGGCAGAAGGACAAAAAAGCAGACAAAAGCGCAGCCTCTGCTGccacctcctctctcccttcGTACCCATCCCCGGTGGCTACCTCCTACCCATCCCCAGTTACTACCTCTTATCCATCCCCAGCTACCACCTCATACCCATCGCCCGTGCCCACCTCCTACTCCTCTCCTGGCTCCTCGACCTACCCATCCCCTGTCCACAATGGTTTCCCGTCCCCCTCGGTGGCCACCACATACTCCTCCGTCCCTCCTGCTTTCCCGACCCAGGTCAGCAGCTTCCCCTCCTCAGCTGTCACCAACTCCTTCAGCGCCTCCACTGGGCTTTCGGACATGACAACCACCTTTTCTCCCAGGacaattgaaatttgctaa